Proteins encoded by one window of Parvularculales bacterium:
- a CDS encoding alpha/beta hydrolase translates to MSAKHHTVTTPHGQVSYLASGAGSVVVMLASLGRPAEDFNHLAARLSDKGYRTIAVQPRGVGGTDRGIENPTMGDLAEDIVAVIDAEAGEVPVFIIGHAFGNRLARTVAVMYPVRVRALVLLAAGGKVPIAKKARDALIGTFVLEDPEERRLEDIRYALFAEGNPVPPEWIDNWYPDTATLQSSAVQSVSYESFWSGGGRPMLVIAGKADTIAPVEDTVAHLKESYGDQISVAELEAAGHALLPEQPEKIATLVFDYLKSQGEYEER, encoded by the coding sequence ATGTCTGCAAAACACCACACAGTAACAACACCTCATGGGCAAGTGTCCTATTTAGCATCGGGGGCGGGGTCTGTGGTAGTGATGTTGGCGAGTCTGGGTCGCCCGGCGGAAGATTTTAACCATCTGGCCGCTCGGTTGAGTGATAAGGGTTACCGCACGATTGCCGTCCAGCCGCGTGGTGTTGGGGGTACGGATAGAGGCATTGAAAATCCCACAATGGGAGACTTGGCGGAGGATATTGTCGCGGTTATAGATGCTGAAGCAGGGGAGGTTCCGGTTTTCATCATTGGTCATGCTTTCGGTAACCGCCTTGCGCGCACCGTAGCGGTCATGTATCCGGTGCGTGTTAGGGCGCTGGTTTTATTGGCGGCGGGTGGTAAGGTTCCCATTGCTAAAAAGGCGAGAGACGCACTCATCGGTACGTTTGTTTTGGAGGATCCTGAGGAGAGGCGCCTTGAAGACATTCGCTATGCCCTTTTTGCTGAGGGCAATCCTGTGCCACCGGAGTGGATAGATAATTGGTATCCGGATACCGCTACTTTGCAGTCAAGTGCGGTGCAATCTGTCTCTTATGAGAGTTTCTGGAGCGGTGGGGGGCGTCCCATGTTGGTCATCGCGGGCAAGGCGGATACGATTGCACCAGTTGAAGATACGGTAGCACATCTCAAAGAATCTTATGGCGACCAAATCTCCGTAGCCGAACTTGAGGCTGCCGGTCATGCTTTGTTGCCGGAGCAACCGGAAAAAATAGCAACGCTGGTGTTTGATTACCTAAAATCTCAGGGAGAGTATGAGGAGCGATGA
- a CDS encoding N-acetyltransferase has protein sequence MNIRRAKEADVDRMWQIMKPVIAGGDTYTFEPDASKSDVLSYWMNDRHHVFVAVEGQDIWGTYMIKDNQPGPGSHVANAGFMVSPRARSRGVGYQMGEHALLTAKELGYKFMQFNMVVSTNEPAVALWQKLGFEIIGALPKSFNHKHLGLTDAYVMYREL, from the coding sequence ATGAATATAAGACGTGCAAAAGAAGCCGATGTGGACAGGATGTGGCAGATTATGAAGCCCGTTATCGCTGGAGGCGATACGTATACCTTTGAGCCGGACGCTTCAAAAAGTGATGTGTTGTCCTATTGGATGAATGACAGGCATCATGTTTTTGTGGCTGTGGAGGGGCAGGATATTTGGGGTACATACATGATTAAGGATAATCAGCCGGGCCCGGGGTCTCATGTTGCAAATGCGGGTTTTATGGTGAGCCCCAGGGCGCGGAGCAGGGGTGTTGGATATCAAATGGGAGAGCATGCCTTACTGACGGCCAAAGAGTTGGGGTACAAATTTATGCAGTTTAATATGGTTGTTTCTACCAATGAACCGGCAGTTGCCTTATGGCAGAAACTTGGGTTTGAGATTATCGGAGCTTTGCCGAAATCTTTTAATCACAAGCATTTAGGGCTGACGGATGCTTATGTGATGTACAGAGAACTCTGA
- a CDS encoding cold-shock protein, with amino-acid sequence MTNGTVKWFNTTKGYGFIAPEDGSKDVFVHISALEKAGLRQLDEGQKVSFETATNKGKTSAVNIQLDDAS; translated from the coding sequence ATGACAAACGGTACTGTAAAATGGTTCAACACAACTAAGGGATATGGCTTCATTGCTCCTGAGGATGGTTCAAAAGATGTCTTTGTTCATATCAGCGCATTAGAAAAAGCCGGCCTGCGTCAACTGGATGAGGGACAGAAAGTCTCCTTTGAGACGGCAACAAACAAAGGCAAGACATCGGCTGTCAACATTCAGCTAGACGACGCCTCTTAA
- a CDS encoding ankyrin repeat domain-containing protein, translated as MKTKASIFLGELLLLTVLLSPLQAQESALPETQGNVLLDKRFWQTATLVDVRVALLQGADVRAFDRDEGGPLHYAAGNISTPGGMQALLARGADIEARTKYGVTALHVAAAFNRTPAVVKLLLDRGADIEARNKNGRKPLHLAAAYSETPAVAQLLLARGADIEALDQYKKTPLHAAAINSKTPAVVQLLLDNGADIEVRDRYKKTPLHAAVANSEIPAVVELLLNYGADIEALDQYNKTPLHMAAANSKTSAVVELLLDYGANDMAQDIWGNTPFGYILGNKALENTEAYRRLNEVRRLNEIRPLDETRQLDEPQY; from the coding sequence ATGAAAACAAAAGCGAGCATCTTTTTAGGAGAGCTTCTTTTATTGACTGTCTTGCTATCTCCCCTTCAGGCACAGGAGAGTGCATTGCCGGAGACGCAAGGTAATGTGTTGCTGGATAAAAGGTTTTGGCAGACGGCAACGCTGGTGGATGTTAGGGTTGCTCTTCTTCAGGGCGCTGATGTTAGAGCCTTTGATAGGGATGAGGGAGGTCCTCTGCATTATGCGGCGGGTAACATCTCAACACCGGGTGGGATGCAAGCATTACTGGCCCGCGGAGCCGATATAGAGGCCCGCACTAAGTATGGAGTAACGGCCTTGCATGTTGCAGCGGCGTTTAACCGGACACCGGCGGTGGTGAAACTTCTACTGGATCGCGGCGCTGATATAGAAGCCCGCAACAAGAATGGGAGAAAGCCTCTGCATTTAGCGGCGGCGTATAGCGAAACACCGGCAGTGGCGCAACTGTTACTGGCTCGCGGAGCCGACATAGAGGCTCTTGATCAATATAAGAAAACACCTCTGCATGCGGCAGCGATCAATAGCAAAACACCGGCGGTGGTGCAACTGTTACTGGACAATGGGGCGGACATAGAGGTACGCGACCGATATAAGAAAACACCCCTGCATGCGGCAGTGGCCAATAGTGAGATACCGGCAGTGGTGGAACTGTTGTTGAATTATGGAGCCGACATAGAGGCCCTTGATCAGTACAATAAAACACCCCTGCATATGGCAGCGGCCAATAGCAAAACATCGGCAGTGGTGGAGCTGTTATTGGACTATGGGGCTAATGACATGGCGCAGGACATCTGGGGGAACACCCCTTTTGGTTATATTCTGGGTAATAAGGCCCTTGAGAATACTGAAGCCTATCGCCGGCTGAATGAGGTCCGGCGACTGAACGAGATTCGGCCGCTTGATGAGACTCGGCAGCTTGACGAACCTCAATACTGA